In one Pseudomonas sp. MM211 genomic region, the following are encoded:
- a CDS encoding PQQ-dependent sugar dehydrogenase, with amino-acid sequence MRTASSLTVLSMALLLSACGGEADTTMHRGPDPKLPEPQRGFLPSMKIAEPEEWGDQKPTVPEGFSVTAIATDLRIPRQTLVLPNGDILVAEGRGGNAAKLKPKDVIAGYIKAQGNTKVKSGNRLTLLRDADGDGTYEVQTVFAENLNAPYGLAFFEGKLYVANQDALVSFDYEDGQTEAGGPPTKVTDLPSAINHHWTKALTISEDGRYLYVGIGSNSNIGERGMEVEADRALVWQVDAETGAHKPYATGLRNPTALTIQPETGQLWAVVNERDELGPDLVPDYLTSVREGEFYGWPYSYWGTTVDTRVKPGNPDKAASAIKPDYSLGSHVAALGVDFSIPEMGEQFANGVFVGEHGSWNRDNPVGYKVIFVPFNDGRPAGEPIDFATGFRTDEGKTRGRPVGVTVDPKGALIIADDLANTIWRVTRNQ; translated from the coding sequence ATGAGAACTGCAAGCTCACTGACTGTCCTGAGCATGGCGCTGTTGCTGAGCGCCTGCGGCGGCGAAGCGGATACCACCATGCACCGTGGCCCGGATCCCAAACTGCCGGAACCACAACGCGGTTTTTTACCCAGCATGAAGATCGCCGAACCAGAGGAGTGGGGCGATCAAAAGCCTACCGTGCCCGAGGGTTTCAGCGTCACGGCGATCGCCACTGACCTGCGTATTCCGCGTCAGACGCTTGTGCTGCCCAATGGCGATATCCTCGTCGCCGAAGGCCGCGGCGGCAACGCTGCGAAGCTCAAGCCCAAGGACGTGATCGCGGGTTATATCAAGGCTCAGGGCAATACCAAGGTCAAAAGTGGCAATCGCCTGACCCTGCTGCGTGATGCCGATGGCGACGGCACCTACGAGGTGCAGACGGTGTTCGCCGAAAACCTCAACGCGCCTTACGGCCTGGCCTTCTTCGAGGGCAAGTTGTACGTCGCCAACCAGGATGCACTGGTCAGCTTCGATTATGAAGATGGGCAGACCGAAGCCGGTGGCCCACCGACCAAGGTCACCGACCTGCCGTCCGCGATCAACCATCACTGGACGAAGGCGCTGACCATCAGCGAGGACGGTCGGTACCTGTACGTGGGGATCGGCTCCAACAGCAATATTGGCGAGCGCGGCATGGAAGTCGAAGCCGACCGCGCGCTGGTCTGGCAGGTCGACGCCGAGACCGGTGCTCACAAGCCCTACGCGACCGGGTTGCGTAACCCCACGGCACTGACCATTCAGCCCGAGACCGGGCAGCTGTGGGCCGTGGTCAACGAGCGCGATGAATTGGGCCCTGACCTGGTGCCGGATTACCTGACCTCGGTGCGTGAAGGCGAGTTCTATGGCTGGCCCTACAGCTACTGGGGCACAACAGTTGATACGCGGGTGAAACCGGGTAATCCGGACAAGGCGGCAAGTGCCATCAAACCGGACTACAGCCTGGGCTCCCACGTCGCCGCGCTGGGTGTCGACTTCTCCATCCCGGAGATGGGCGAGCAGTTCGCCAATGGCGTTTTCGTCGGTGAGCACGGTAGCTGGAACCGCGACAATCCGGTGGGCTACAAGGTGATCTTCGTGCCGTTCAATGACGGACGTCCGGCTGGTGAGCCCATCGACTTCGCCACAGGGTTCCGTACCGACGAGGGCAAAACCCGCGGTCGGCCGGTGGGTGTCACCGTTGACCCGAAAGGCGCACTGATCATCGCCGATGACCTCGCCAATACCATCTGGCGCGTGACACGTAATCAGTAA
- a CDS encoding MFS transporter: MTTPTSTPRRAAAAAFIGTTIEFYDFYIYAFAAALVLGQLFFPSDNAVLSTMAAFATFAVGFIARPFAGVVFGHLGDRLGRKKMLLFTMVLMGVATTCIGLLPTYAQAGIWGPIGLVALRFLQGISVGGEWGGAVLMASEHAPKGRKVFFASFAQLGSPAGLLLALIAFRAISEMDQDALMSWGWRVPFLLSGVLMMVGLFIRFGVPESPEFAKVKEQKQTSKSPVKDVIRHSWRQILFAALAVTIGSGGFFFTNTFMITYVTQYQGISKSTILDCLFLVTILQFLSQPCSALLAERFGEGRFLKWVAGLCMLVPYPMFMLVQTGNLIYMTAGIALAVLLLAALYSAIAGYMAEAFAAQVRYSGISIAYQLGSGLTGGLTPLIGTYLAGQYAGQWWPLALFFSILALMSLVGVIGLAHLRASERQPVSLTNPEAVTP; this comes from the coding sequence ATGACTACACCCACCTCCACGCCGCGCCGTGCCGCGGCGGCCGCCTTCATCGGCACCACGATCGAGTTCTACGATTTCTACATCTACGCCTTCGCCGCCGCGCTGGTGCTGGGGCAGCTGTTCTTCCCCAGTGACAACGCGGTGCTGAGCACCATGGCCGCCTTCGCCACCTTCGCTGTCGGTTTCATCGCGCGGCCGTTCGCTGGGGTGGTGTTCGGTCATCTCGGGGATCGTCTCGGGCGCAAGAAGATGCTGCTGTTCACCATGGTGCTGATGGGCGTGGCGACCACCTGCATCGGCCTGCTGCCAACCTACGCCCAGGCCGGTATCTGGGGCCCGATAGGTCTGGTCGCGCTGCGCTTCCTGCAGGGTATTTCGGTGGGTGGCGAGTGGGGCGGCGCTGTGCTGATGGCCAGCGAGCACGCGCCCAAGGGCCGCAAGGTGTTCTTTGCCTCCTTCGCGCAACTGGGTAGCCCGGCTGGCCTGCTGCTGGCGCTGATCGCCTTTCGCGCCATCAGCGAGATGGATCAGGACGCGCTAATGAGCTGGGGCTGGCGTGTGCCGTTCCTGCTGAGTGGCGTATTGATGATGGTAGGGCTGTTCATCCGCTTCGGTGTTCCCGAGTCGCCGGAGTTCGCTAAGGTCAAGGAGCAGAAGCAGACCTCCAAGAGCCCGGTCAAGGATGTCATCCGCCATAGCTGGCGGCAGATCCTGTTCGCCGCTTTGGCGGTGACCATCGGTTCCGGCGGGTTCTTCTTCACCAACACCTTCATGATCACTTACGTGACGCAGTATCAGGGCATATCCAAGTCGACCATTCTCGACTGCCTGTTCCTGGTGACCATTCTGCAGTTCCTCTCCCAGCCGTGTTCGGCACTGCTCGCCGAGCGCTTTGGTGAGGGGCGCTTCCTCAAATGGGTGGCGGGGCTGTGCATGCTGGTGCCGTACCCGATGTTCATGCTGGTGCAGACCGGTAACCTCATCTACATGACGGCAGGTATCGCCCTGGCCGTATTGCTGTTGGCGGCGCTGTATTCGGCGATCGCCGGCTACATGGCCGAAGCCTTTGCAGCGCAGGTGCGTTACTCCGGCATTTCGATTGCCTATCAACTGGGCAGCGGCCTGACCGGTGGTTTGACGCCGCTGATCGGCACCTACCTGGCCGGGCAGTACGCCGGGCAGTGGTGGCCGCTGGCGCTGTTCTTCAGCATCCTCGCGCTGATGTCGCTGGTTGGCGTCATCGGCCTGGCCCACCTGCGCGCCAGCGAGCGGCAACCCGTCAGCCTGACCAACCCGGAGGCCGTTACCCCATGA
- a CDS encoding LysR family transcriptional regulator, with protein MNPGHRNPEARRFLNDRLDWNLLRTFLVIGQEGSISRAAARLHLSQPAVSQALKRLEEQLESALVIRSGPRIALSRAGEEVMQIAAELYGTVSRLGPALDAPEENVAGKIRMLMISRIQSSFYDDFLANFHVDYPRVEFEFDVLRSSDVVSALLQKTASFGLSLCRTPQSRLEQRVMLKQRYAFFCGKRHPLFGRKNLKLGDLQSENFVSFTSDQIGGNLSPLTIFRDQQGFTGRIVASSPSLDEIRRLVAAGYGIGCLPEHIVAKDVQAGEVWRLPPAEGVIDVDVYLLWNRDQKRTHAEAIFLERFEQALRATELQDRF; from the coding sequence ATGAACCCCGGCCACCGCAACCCCGAGGCCCGTCGTTTCCTCAACGACCGGTTGGACTGGAACCTGCTGCGCACCTTCCTGGTGATCGGCCAGGAAGGCAGCATCAGCCGCGCCGCAGCCCGCCTGCACCTGAGCCAGCCAGCCGTCAGCCAGGCCCTCAAACGCCTCGAGGAACAGCTGGAAAGCGCCCTGGTAATTCGCAGTGGCCCACGCATCGCGCTGTCCAGGGCCGGCGAGGAAGTCATGCAGATCGCTGCCGAACTCTACGGCACCGTCTCGCGCCTCGGCCCGGCGCTGGACGCCCCAGAGGAAAACGTTGCCGGCAAGATCCGCATGCTGATGATCAGCCGCATCCAGTCGAGCTTCTACGACGACTTCCTGGCCAACTTCCATGTCGACTACCCCAGGGTCGAGTTCGAATTCGACGTGCTGCGCAGCTCCGACGTGGTAAGCGCGCTGCTGCAGAAAACCGCCTCCTTCGGCCTGAGCCTGTGCCGAACGCCGCAGTCACGCCTGGAACAACGGGTGATGCTCAAGCAACGCTATGCGTTCTTCTGCGGCAAGCGCCACCCCCTGTTCGGGCGCAAGAACCTGAAACTCGGCGACCTGCAAAGCGAGAACTTCGTCAGTTTCACCAGCGACCAGATCGGCGGCAACCTCTCGCCACTGACCATATTCCGGGATCAGCAGGGCTTCACCGGCCGCATCGTGGCCTCCTCGCCCAGCCTCGACGAAATACGCCGCCTGGTCGCCGCCGGCTATGGCATCGGCTGCCTGCCGGAACATATCGTCGCCAAGGACGTGCAAGCCGGCGAAGTCTGGCGCCTGCCGCCTGCCGAAGGTGTCATCGACGTGGACGTCTACCTGCTCTGGAACCGCGACCAGAAACGCACCCACGCCGAAGCGATCTTCCTGGAGCGCTTCGAGCAAGCGTTGCGGGCGACGGAGTTGCAGGATCGGTTTTGA
- a CDS encoding transposase — protein sequence MPRMGRIVVPNYPHHVVQRGHNRQVVFVGDQDYQRYIADLRELKDVFGIKVYAYCLMTNHVHLLLAPGEAIAGLGLLMKALAARATRYRNRLEGRTGTLWESRYKSSVVESDAYLLACCRYIELNPVRARMVAEAGDYPWSSYQMRATDQADSDWLDIDPCFIALGDTPERRRIRYMEFMRQAVTSSEIELIRTALQRGQLTGSARFVDEIERVQGQRIELRGQGRPRKVSEK from the coding sequence ATGCCAAGGATGGGACGCATTGTGGTGCCTAACTACCCGCATCACGTAGTGCAGCGAGGCCATAATCGGCAGGTGGTCTTTGTCGGCGATCAGGATTATCAACGTTATATTGCTGATCTGCGCGAGTTGAAAGACGTCTTCGGGATCAAGGTCTACGCCTACTGCCTGATGACAAATCATGTCCATCTACTGCTGGCGCCCGGTGAGGCCATCGCTGGGTTGGGACTGTTGATGAAGGCGTTGGCAGCGCGTGCCACGCGGTATAGAAATCGTCTGGAAGGGCGCACCGGCACTCTCTGGGAGAGCCGTTACAAGTCCAGTGTGGTCGAGTCAGACGCCTACTTACTTGCCTGCTGCCGCTATATCGAGTTAAACCCGGTTCGGGCCCGTATGGTTGCCGAGGCAGGTGACTACCCCTGGTCGAGTTACCAGATGCGCGCCACTGATCAAGCGGACAGTGATTGGTTGGATATTGACCCTTGCTTCATCGCACTTGGCGATACGCCTGAAAGGCGTCGTATCCGTTATATGGAGTTCATGCGCCAAGCTGTAACGTCAAGTGAAATTGAACTGATCCGGACTGCACTTCAGAGAGGGCAGTTAACCGGTAGTGCTCGTTTTGTGGATGAAATAGAGAGAGTCCAAGGACAACGGATAGAGCTACGGGGTCAGGGTAGGCCTAGGAAAGTGTCAGAAAAATAA
- a CDS encoding DUF2231 domain-containing protein, translating to MTVTTHPVYRRTPSPLHAILLAGAVPLFLGALLSDVAYYKTFQIQWSNFAAWLIAGGLLFSGLALLFALVNLIRADRKAGRPVMYFLLLLITWVLGLVNAFEHAKDAWAIMPASLVLSVIVTLLITITAWIGLSGLRSGGVE from the coding sequence GTGACCGTTACCACCCACCCCGTCTATCGACGCACGCCAAGCCCGCTACATGCGATCCTGCTTGCCGGAGCCGTCCCCCTGTTTCTCGGCGCCTTGCTGAGCGACGTCGCCTACTACAAGACCTTCCAGATCCAGTGGAGCAACTTCGCCGCCTGGCTAATCGCTGGTGGGTTGTTGTTCTCCGGTTTGGCGTTGCTGTTCGCGCTGGTCAATCTGATCCGTGCCGACCGCAAGGCCGGGCGCCCGGTCATGTACTTCCTGCTGTTGCTGATTACCTGGGTACTCGGGCTGGTCAACGCCTTCGAGCACGCGAAAGACGCCTGGGCCATCATGCCGGCGAGCCTGGTGCTGTCGGTGATAGTGACCCTGTTGATCACCATTACGGCGTGGATCGGTCTTAGCGGCCTGCGTTCGGGAGGTGTCGAATGA
- a CDS encoding class II aldolase/adducin family protein — protein sequence MSKPNTLTEVEWQARCDLAALYRLVAYYRMTDLIDTHITLRVPGPEHHFLINRYGVAFEKMRASDLVLIDLHGNVVDRLDGQGRVNAAGFVIHSAIHAARPDMQCIVHTHTAAGMAVAAQRDGLLPLTQHALKFYGNLAYHTYEGIALSLDERARLVADLGTHNAMILRNHGLLAGGQSVAHAFHEIYFLERACQAQIQAMAAGVALNIPSEEVCRHTAAQFSRDGVEGIIDLAWQAALSLIDDQRNDWCS from the coding sequence ATGAGCAAACCCAATACCCTCACCGAGGTCGAATGGCAGGCCCGCTGCGACCTGGCCGCGCTGTACCGGCTGGTCGCCTACTACCGCATGACCGACCTGATCGACACGCACATCACCCTGCGCGTGCCAGGGCCCGAGCATCACTTTCTGATCAACCGCTATGGCGTTGCCTTCGAGAAGATGCGCGCCAGCGATCTGGTGCTGATCGACCTGCACGGCAATGTCGTGGATCGTCTGGACGGCCAGGGTCGGGTCAACGCGGCCGGCTTTGTCATCCATTCGGCGATTCACGCTGCACGGCCGGACATGCAGTGCATCGTGCACACCCACACCGCCGCCGGAATGGCCGTGGCTGCCCAGCGTGACGGCCTGTTGCCGCTCACTCAGCATGCCCTGAAGTTCTATGGCAACCTGGCGTATCACACCTATGAAGGCATCGCGCTATCGCTGGATGAGCGTGCTCGCTTGGTCGCCGACTTGGGCACGCACAACGCGATGATCCTGCGTAACCACGGCTTGCTGGCCGGCGGTCAGAGCGTGGCGCATGCCTTCCACGAGATCTATTTTCTCGAGCGTGCCTGCCAGGCGCAGATTCAGGCGATGGCGGCAGGCGTGGCGTTGAACATCCCCAGTGAAGAAGTGTGCCGGCATACCGCGGCGCAGTTCTCCCGCGATGGAGTCGAGGGCATCATTGACCTGGCCTGGCAGGCCGCCCTGAGCCTGATCGACGATCAGCGCAACGATTGGTGCAGCTAG
- a CDS encoding 2-hydroxyacid dehydrogenase, translating to MARIVLLCREPKLEDWLAGLFTRHAPHLQVLRPGEEGAEQAEVAVCWYPAAGSLGRLPALRLIHSIGSGVDHLEHDPSRPGSIPVCRVVDPDHTQGMAEYVHWGVLHFHRGFDQVLNGRQSLQWQRPVQRTARDFKVGVMGLGSIGTPVALRLAQAGYTVRGWARTARQLPDVATFAGDASLPEFLGGLDLLVNLLPLTPATRGLLNHEVFARMAQGAALVNCGRGEHVEESHLLEALASGQLRGALLDVFAEEPLQKESPLWQVPGVWVTPHMASAASDACIASQIADNLERLNAGLPLNNQVDAELGY from the coding sequence ATGGCGCGCATCGTATTGCTCTGCCGAGAGCCGAAACTGGAAGACTGGCTGGCCGGTCTGTTCACTCGACATGCGCCGCATCTGCAGGTGTTGCGCCCAGGCGAGGAGGGCGCCGAGCAGGCCGAGGTCGCGGTGTGCTGGTATCCCGCGGCCGGAAGTTTGGGCCGGCTGCCGGCGCTGCGGCTGATCCATTCGATCGGTTCCGGCGTGGATCATCTGGAACATGACCCTTCGCGGCCGGGTTCGATTCCCGTTTGCCGTGTGGTCGACCCCGACCATACCCAAGGCATGGCCGAATACGTGCATTGGGGCGTGCTGCATTTTCACCGCGGCTTCGACCAGGTGCTCAATGGTCGCCAGAGCCTGCAGTGGCAGCGGCCGGTACAACGTACCGCGCGGGACTTCAAGGTCGGCGTCATGGGCCTGGGCTCCATCGGTACGCCGGTGGCCTTGCGGCTGGCGCAGGCGGGCTACACCGTTCGTGGCTGGGCCCGCACCGCGCGGCAGCTCCCGGATGTCGCCACCTTCGCCGGGGACGCCTCGCTGCCTGAGTTTCTTGGCGGCCTCGACCTGCTGGTCAATCTGCTTCCGCTGACGCCAGCGACTCGCGGGTTGCTCAACCATGAGGTGTTCGCACGCATGGCTCAGGGTGCTGCGCTGGTCAATTGCGGCCGCGGCGAGCATGTGGAAGAGAGCCACCTGCTCGAAGCGCTGGCCAGCGGTCAACTGCGCGGCGCGCTGCTGGATGTGTTCGCCGAGGAGCCGCTGCAAAAGGAGTCGCCACTGTGGCAAGTGCCTGGTGTGTGGGTGACGCCGCACATGGCCTCTGCCGCCTCCGATGCCTGCATCGCCAGCCAGATCGCCGACAACCTCGAACGCCTGAACGCCGGCCTGCCCTTGAACAATCAGGTCGACGCCGAACTGGGCTACTGA
- a CDS encoding histone deacetylase family protein, protein MKTFFHPHQRLHHPRSYLSRGQMREPQEVPARIDPLLAMARQLGFALIEPEDHGLAPLNAVHSSAYLEYLRDAYTQWHEVDEDWGDEVMSNIFIRENNPLRGILGKTARYLADGSCPIGEHTWQAAYWSAQAAVAAAVAVRDGEPQAYALCRPPGHHARAEGAGGFCFLNNAAIAAEVLRARFDKVTILDTDMHHGQGIQEIFYERDDVQYISIHGDPTNFYPVVAGFDDEKGSGRGEGYNLNLPMPHGASEADFFAYLGQAEQALRDFAPQVLVLSLGFDIYENDPQSKVSVSHAGFRELGRRIRAFGLPCVVVQEGGYDIATLDENASQFFKGLLG, encoded by the coding sequence ATGAAGACTTTCTTCCATCCGCACCAACGTCTGCATCACCCACGCTCTTACCTGTCCCGCGGGCAGATGCGCGAGCCCCAGGAAGTACCGGCGCGTATCGATCCGCTGCTGGCCATGGCGCGCCAGCTCGGTTTCGCGCTGATCGAACCCGAGGATCACGGCCTTGCGCCGCTGAATGCCGTGCACAGCAGCGCGTATCTGGAGTACTTGCGAGACGCCTACACGCAGTGGCACGAAGTGGACGAAGACTGGGGCGACGAGGTGATGTCGAACATCTTCATCCGCGAGAACAATCCGCTGCGCGGCATCCTCGGCAAGACCGCACGCTATCTGGCCGACGGCAGTTGCCCTATCGGTGAGCACACCTGGCAGGCCGCCTACTGGTCAGCGCAAGCGGCAGTCGCTGCCGCTGTTGCAGTGCGTGACGGCGAGCCGCAGGCCTATGCCCTGTGCCGCCCGCCGGGCCATCACGCCCGTGCCGAAGGAGCCGGTGGCTTCTGCTTCCTCAACAACGCCGCCATCGCCGCCGAAGTGCTCAGGGCGCGCTTCGACAAGGTGACCATCCTCGATACCGACATGCACCACGGCCAGGGCATCCAGGAGATCTTCTACGAGCGTGACGATGTGCAGTACATCTCCATCCATGGCGACCCGACCAACTTCTACCCGGTGGTGGCAGGTTTCGATGACGAGAAGGGCAGTGGCCGAGGGGAGGGCTACAACCTCAACCTGCCAATGCCCCATGGCGCATCCGAAGCGGATTTCTTCGCCTACCTCGGCCAGGCCGAACAGGCCCTTCGCGACTTCGCCCCGCAGGTGCTGGTGCTCTCGCTGGGCTTCGACATCTACGAGAACGACCCGCAGTCCAAGGTCTCGGTTAGCCATGCCGGCTTCAGGGAACTGGGGCGCCGTATCCGCGCCTTTGGCCTGCCTTGTGTGGTGGTGCAGGAAGGCGGCTACGACATCGCCACCCTCGACGAAAACGCCTCGCAGTTCTTCAAGGGGTTGTTGGGCTGA